A single region of the Streptomyces sp. NBC_01262 genome encodes:
- a CDS encoding amidohydrolase family protein — translation MTRSATGAGVDLRIGPALVVPVTSAPFLGWVEVTGGEIVHVGPEPTAGPATQTYDAAGRIVIPAFVNTHCHTSQQLGRGLADDVDLLTWLHKRIWPYEVALDERDSEISALACAVEQIRNGCTLVADPGGRHVDGMARGLATAGIRALLGRSTMDDGEGRPPADRESTAVALARQDELASRWHGAADGRLRFSYTLRTLFNVSDELITATVERARTLGTVAQMHVAEIPEENAYARATRGTSTVRHLDRLGALGPDLLAVHAVWVDDEEIGLLAERGCPVSHNAASNLKILGTPRIADMVDAGVVVGLGTDGAPSNNRMSVIDEMWLASIVQKGLRRDPTALPAAAVLRMATIDGARALGLGHLVGSLEPGKRADLVVIDPRTPNFATAADPVSALVTALKSENVESVLCDGEFLLRHRVLTRVDEAEVLAEAAARAAAVRERAGLVF, via the coding sequence ATGACGCGTTCCGCCACCGGGGCCGGTGTGGATCTGCGGATCGGCCCGGCGCTCGTCGTACCCGTCACCTCGGCCCCGTTCCTGGGGTGGGTCGAGGTGACGGGCGGCGAGATCGTCCATGTGGGGCCGGAGCCGACGGCTGGGCCCGCCACGCAGACGTACGACGCGGCGGGCCGCATCGTCATCCCGGCGTTCGTCAACACCCATTGCCACACCAGCCAGCAGCTCGGGCGCGGCCTCGCCGACGACGTCGATCTGCTGACCTGGCTGCACAAGCGCATCTGGCCGTACGAAGTCGCCCTGGACGAGCGGGACAGCGAGATCTCCGCGCTCGCCTGCGCCGTCGAGCAGATCCGCAACGGCTGCACGCTCGTCGCCGATCCCGGTGGGCGCCATGTCGACGGCATGGCCAGGGGTCTTGCCACCGCGGGCATCCGGGCGCTGCTCGGCCGCAGCACCATGGACGACGGCGAGGGCCGCCCGCCCGCCGACCGCGAGAGCACCGCCGTGGCTCTGGCCCGGCAGGACGAGCTGGCGAGCCGCTGGCACGGCGCGGCGGACGGACGGCTGCGCTTCTCGTACACCCTGCGGACCTTGTTCAACGTCTCCGACGAGCTGATCACGGCCACCGTCGAGCGCGCCCGCACGCTGGGCACCGTCGCGCAGATGCACGTGGCCGAGATCCCCGAGGAGAACGCCTACGCCCGGGCGACCCGGGGCACTTCCACCGTCCGCCACCTCGACCGCCTCGGCGCTCTGGGGCCGGATCTGCTCGCCGTGCACGCCGTCTGGGTCGACGACGAGGAGATCGGCCTGCTCGCCGAGCGCGGGTGCCCGGTCTCCCACAACGCCGCGTCGAATCTGAAGATCCTCGGCACGCCCCGGATCGCCGACATGGTCGACGCGGGCGTGGTTGTCGGCCTCGGTACGGACGGCGCCCCCTCCAACAACCGCATGAGCGTCATCGACGAGATGTGGCTCGCCTCGATCGTCCAAAAGGGTCTGCGGCGCGACCCAACCGCCCTGCCCGCCGCCGCCGTCCTGCGGATGGCCACCATCGACGGCGCTCGCGCCCTGGGCCTCGGTCACCTCGTCGGCTCCCTCGAACCCGGCAAGCGCGCCGACCTGGTCGTCATCGACCCCCGTACGCCGAACTTCGCGACCGCCGCCGACCCGGTCTCGGCGCTGGTCACCGCGCTGAAGAGCGAGAACGTCGAATCCGTGCTCTGCGACGGGGAGTTCCTGCTGCGGCACCGCGTACTGACCCGCGTCGACGAGGCCGAGGTGCTCGCCGAGGCCGCCGCCCGCGCCGCCGCGGTGCGCGAACGCGCGGGACTGGTCTTCTAA
- a CDS encoding FAD-binding oxidoreductase, with translation MDVRRGDPGYDAACAAVLWNGLKPDRFPEVIVRAASAGDVAAAVNRARAGGLRIAVRSGGHSWCGSPLRDGGMLIDLSELRGTAIDPAARTATVQPAVTGRDLVGRLAPYGLAFPTGHCGSVAVGGYLLSGGLGWNGTELGPASASVQQIEAVTADGETVTCDAEHNADLFWAARGAGPGFFAVVTGFRLGLHPAPAAILTTAYVFPLSQTRPVVRWATGAAAALPPSVELAYVLATAPEGKVITVAATAFSGSHAEALQALEPLADCPLAAISHQPPVPVTFEELYEGSGTAWPADHRCVADTLWSDADYETLLARFADALAEAPSAKSLVLAPVTPVSPERTSAEAMAFSVLGTSYAVPYAIWEDPADDAANTGWLRDTMHAAEPLGTGHYIAEADLTADASRAARSFAPADWERLGALKERYDPDKTFYSYLGP, from the coding sequence TGCCGCCTCGGCGGGCGATGTCGCGGCGGCCGTCAACCGGGCCAGGGCCGGGGGTCTGCGGATCGCGGTGCGGTCCGGCGGCCACAGCTGGTGCGGCTCGCCGCTGCGCGACGGCGGCATGCTGATCGACCTGTCCGAGCTGAGGGGTACGGCCATCGACCCGGCCGCCCGGACGGCCACCGTGCAGCCCGCCGTCACCGGTCGGGACCTCGTCGGCAGGCTCGCCCCGTACGGACTGGCCTTCCCCACCGGGCACTGCGGATCGGTCGCGGTGGGCGGCTACCTGCTCAGCGGCGGCCTCGGCTGGAACGGCACCGAGCTCGGCCCGGCCAGCGCGAGCGTCCAGCAGATCGAGGCGGTCACCGCCGACGGCGAGACCGTCACCTGCGACGCCGAGCACAACGCCGACCTGTTCTGGGCGGCGCGCGGCGCCGGCCCCGGCTTCTTCGCCGTCGTCACGGGCTTCCGCCTCGGGCTGCATCCGGCCCCCGCCGCGATCCTGACGACCGCGTACGTCTTCCCGCTCTCGCAGACCCGCCCCGTGGTCCGCTGGGCCACCGGGGCCGCCGCCGCGCTGCCCCCGAGCGTCGAGCTGGCGTACGTCCTGGCGACCGCGCCCGAGGGCAAGGTGATCACGGTCGCGGCCACCGCCTTCTCGGGCTCGCACGCAGAGGCGCTCCAGGCCCTTGAACCCCTCGCCGACTGCCCCCTCGCGGCGATATCCCACCAGCCGCCCGTCCCGGTCACCTTCGAGGAGCTGTACGAAGGCTCCGGCACCGCCTGGCCCGCCGACCACCGCTGCGTCGCCGACACCCTGTGGTCGGACGCGGACTACGAGACCCTCCTCGCGCGGTTCGCCGACGCCCTCGCCGAAGCCCCGTCCGCCAAGTCCCTGGTCCTGGCCCCGGTCACCCCCGTCTCCCCGGAGCGGACCAGCGCCGAAGCCATGGCCTTCTCCGTCCTCGGCACCAGCTACGCCGTCCCGTACGCCATCTGGGAGGACCCCGCCGACGACGCGGCCAATACCGGCTGGCTGCGCGACACCATGCACGCCGCCGAACCGCTCGGCACCGGCCACTACATCGCCGAAGCCGACCTCACCGCCGACGCCTCCCGGGCCGCCCGCTCCTTCGCACCGGCCGACTGGGAGCGCCTGGGCGCGCTGAAGGAGCGCTACGACCCGGACAAAACCTTTTACTCCTACCTCGGGCCTTAG